The Nitrospira sp. KM1 genome includes a window with the following:
- a CDS encoding HNH endonuclease: protein MEMTLLLNSTYEPLRVVHWQKAIALLWQGKVEVLEVYDREVHGVSISFKLPSVMRLLKLVRLKDSHRAVKFSRINIFTRDGYTCQYCRNRFRTEELTFDHVTPIAKGGRKTWENIVTACWRCNNRKSGRTPEEAGMRLVKRPVKPRWSPIVTITIGIRNTPESWRDYLYWNMELDADPSGP, encoded by the coding sequence ATGGAAATGACCCTCCTGCTCAATTCAACCTACGAACCCCTTCGTGTCGTTCATTGGCAAAAAGCAATCGCGCTCCTGTGGCAGGGAAAGGTTGAAGTTCTCGAGGTATACGACCGCGAGGTCCACGGAGTATCGATTTCGTTCAAGCTTCCTTCCGTCATGCGCCTTCTCAAGCTGGTTCGACTGAAAGACAGCCACAGGGCGGTCAAATTTTCCCGCATCAATATCTTTACGCGCGACGGGTATACCTGCCAGTATTGCCGGAACCGATTCCGGACCGAGGAACTCACCTTCGATCATGTGACCCCGATCGCCAAAGGCGGACGAAAGACGTGGGAAAATATTGTGACCGCCTGCTGGCGTTGCAATAATAGAAAGAGCGGGCGCACGCCGGAGGAGGCGGGGATGCGACTCGTTAAGCGGCCGGTCAAGCCACGCTGGAGCCCGATTGTCACGATCACCATTGGTATCAGAAATACTCCCGAAAGCTGGCGCGACTACTTGTACTGGAATATGGAGTTGGATGCCGATCCCTCCGGTCCCTGA
- a CDS encoding Rieske 2Fe-2S domain-containing protein, with the protein MSQVPILQDFVTVAKVDEIPPGTGRTVDVKGVWIALFNVDGTFYAVDNACPHAGGPLGEGHLTGDMIECPWHGWSFSVRTGERRGNSNITVACCPVRIEGDCVQIALPPGFI; encoded by the coding sequence ATGAGCCAAGTCCCCATCCTGCAAGACTTTGTCACCGTCGCGAAAGTGGATGAGATCCCTCCCGGAACCGGACGGACCGTGGATGTCAAAGGCGTTTGGATCGCGCTGTTCAACGTCGACGGAACATTTTATGCGGTCGACAATGCATGTCCCCATGCCGGCGGTCCGCTGGGCGAAGGTCATCTCACGGGCGACATGATCGAATGCCCCTGGCATGGCTGGTCATTCAGCGTGCGAACCGGCGAGCGTCGAGGCAACTCGAACATCACCGTCGCTTGCTGCCCTGTGCGCATCGAAGGAGACTGCGTGCAGATCGCCCTGCCGCCCGGCTTTATCTGA
- a CDS encoding bifunctional precorrin-2 dehydrogenase/sirohydrochlorin ferrochelatase, whose amino-acid sequence MAANPGFPVSLDVKGYPVLVLGGDEEAADKSQRLLDAGAKVTVVAPTLHEKLKDLAASAKVIHRGRHFRETDLESAILVLNTVRGDKEFARTLFAKAREKKFLLWSVDFPEASNVNMPAVVASGHARVAISTSGMAPALSWFMKEDLERILDGEFVSFVDWLGQLREQAKASEPDAEKRRAMLREALDGFRLLGKVQYPKVWTDHRTGEKAGSITQ is encoded by the coding sequence ATGGCTGCGAACCCAGGGTTTCCCGTGTCTCTCGACGTCAAAGGTTATCCCGTGCTCGTGCTCGGGGGAGACGAGGAAGCGGCGGATAAGAGTCAGCGATTGTTGGACGCGGGAGCGAAAGTCACGGTTGTCGCGCCAACGCTGCATGAGAAATTGAAAGACCTGGCGGCCTCGGCCAAGGTCATCCATCGTGGACGGCATTTCCGCGAGACGGATCTGGAGAGCGCGATCCTGGTGCTGAACACCGTGCGCGGGGACAAGGAATTCGCGCGGACGTTGTTCGCCAAAGCCCGTGAAAAGAAGTTTCTCTTGTGGTCGGTCGATTTTCCTGAAGCCTCGAATGTGAACATGCCGGCGGTTGTCGCCTCCGGGCATGCGCGGGTTGCGATCAGCACCAGTGGCATGGCCCCGGCGTTGTCGTGGTTCATGAAGGAAGATCTGGAACGAATTCTCGACGGCGAGTTCGTGTCCTTCGTCGACTGGCTGGGACAGCTTCGTGAGCAGGCGAAGGCATCGGAGCCTGACGCCGAAAAGCGGCGCGCGATGCTGCGGGAAGCGCTGGATGGATTTCGGCTACTGGGGAAAGTGCAATATCCAAAAGTCTGGACTGATCATCGGACCGGCGAGAAGGCCGGAAGTATTACTCAATAA
- a CDS encoding gamma-glutamylcyclotransferase family protein, giving the protein MKFFLYGDNLNPTQLKRRAPEHKFEMLATLPDHTIQFSRWSSQWRCGLANIVPSPGEKVWGAVFDVTDEDLKILDQFEEDVPPGAYRHVQVTVLTDAGEKILVTTYAATPVGKFKPKDHYLDWVVKGLKHWKLPEDCMAQWQTYRPRAD; this is encoded by the coding sequence ATGAAATTTTTTCTCTACGGCGACAATCTCAACCCGACACAACTTAAGCGGCGGGCGCCTGAACACAAGTTCGAGATGCTGGCTACGCTTCCCGACCATACTATCCAGTTTTCCCGTTGGTCGTCTCAATGGCGCTGCGGCCTCGCCAACATCGTCCCGTCGCCGGGAGAGAAAGTGTGGGGAGCCGTATTCGATGTGACGGATGAGGATCTCAAGATACTGGATCAATTCGAAGAGGACGTTCCGCCAGGCGCCTACCGCCATGTGCAGGTCACGGTGTTGACCGATGCCGGCGAGAAAATTCTGGTGACGACCTATGCGGCCACTCCAGTGGGAAAGTTCAAGCCGAAGGACCACTACCTGGACTGGGTCGTGAAAGGGCTCAAACACTGGAAACTGCCGGAAGACTGCATGGCGCAATGGCAAACCTATCGTCCACGCGCTGATTGA
- a CDS encoding ferredoxin, whose amino-acid sequence MPKPKYHIVVCTNARPPGHPKPSCGGQGSGQLLMAFNMGLMQRGVMPGEVLVSGSSCLGPCEQGPTVVVYPDGTWYSKVTEGDVATILDEHIKGGKPAAKLNPDAVWK is encoded by the coding sequence ATGCCAAAACCCAAATACCACATCGTCGTGTGCACGAATGCCAGACCTCCCGGCCATCCCAAACCGTCCTGTGGGGGACAGGGGTCCGGCCAACTGCTCATGGCATTCAACATGGGTCTGATGCAGCGCGGCGTCATGCCGGGAGAGGTGTTGGTCAGCGGCTCTTCCTGCTTAGGCCCTTGCGAACAAGGTCCGACCGTCGTGGTCTATCCGGATGGAACGTGGTATTCGAAGGTGACCGAGGGAGATGTCGCCACCATCCTCGATGAGCACATCAAGGGCGGCAAGCCCGCGGCGAAGCTTAATCCCGACGCCGTTTGGAAGTAG
- a CDS encoding MTH1187 family thiamine-binding protein: MVLLEFSMSPLGKSESVGKYVARSLDIVDKSGVAYRLNPMGTVLEGEWHDVMAVVEQCYARMKKDCNRISCSIKIDYRKGHSGRLSSKVQSVERRLKRSVRT, from the coding sequence ATGGTCCTGCTCGAGTTCAGCATGTCGCCGTTGGGGAAGAGCGAGAGCGTCGGCAAATATGTCGCCAGGTCGCTGGATATCGTCGACAAGAGCGGTGTCGCATATCGGCTCAACCCGATGGGGACGGTGCTGGAGGGGGAGTGGCACGATGTGATGGCGGTCGTGGAACAGTGCTATGCGCGGATGAAAAAAGATTGCAATAGGATTTCCTGCTCGATCAAGATCGATTACCGCAAGGGACACAGCGGCCGGCTTTCGAGCAAAGTGCAGAGCGTGGAACGTCGTTTGAAGAGATCGGTCCGGACGTAA